In Mercurialis annua linkage group LG5, ddMerAnnu1.2, whole genome shotgun sequence, a single genomic region encodes these proteins:
- the LOC126681586 gene encoding uncharacterized protein LOC126681586: MTSPNISLLIWCDGRIVSSPCGIEYHGGRPVNIALSERMSFEELQNICRRAVSTDGEVEISKIYFRLPRIVEGAIRSYSLFSVENNEHVFGILNEVVRYPQLEILELYVEYEAVVRNKTLLDQLVLGDSSGSERGSGEEEEEEEEDFYDSNEEDVEEDLGADSQYESQLPEHVRTADLCDFDVAPEDDEKIMWDPGMEFRVGMVFPNRDAVRACATTYSVGVGREFKGRRTTNSTIVLACRQNPVCKWWLRATLLQATQTWTLTKYIGPHTCNQLLPDPNHRNFGSVAIADYIKGQVKLQRDIRIDTLRAGIWQQVGVRPPYKRTWNAKEKAIADVYGGWYESFGMVHKFMNEMMHVNPGSFWDAEGTEVYTDGILQPKVVTFIRMFWTFKPTIEGFRFCKPVLFVDGTHLYGKYKMTLLIASAIDGNSHIMPLAFALVESESTASYEYFFEHLREHVICERKVAIISDRHAGILSVLKRPEWAGVAHKFCIRHFCSNFQTKFRNKVLKKLADKAGRAYQKHKYKRYMAAIEIRSPEAYAWLTKQEKRPKEMWTRVYDKKGQRHNVMTTNYAESVNATLKNIRGLPITSMLEAIFARMRTTWDQALFRN, translated from the exons atgacgAGTCCAAATATATCTTTGTTGATATGGTGTGATGGCCGTATTGTGAGTTCTCCGTGTGGAATAGAATACCACGGGGGTCGTCCGGTTAATATAGCGCTTAGCGAGAGAATGAGTTTCGAGgaattacaaaatatttgtaGAAGAGCAGTTTCTACCGACGGGGAagtagaaatttcaaaaatctacTTCCGGCTTCCAAGAATAGTTGAGGGTGCGATACGGTCGTACTCGTTGTTTTCTGTGGAGAATAACGAGCATGTGTTTGGAATTCTGAACGAGGTCGTGCGGTATCCGCAACTCGAGATTTTGGAATTGTACGTGGAATACGAGGCCGTGGTTCGCAACAAGACTTTACTAGATCAGTTGGTCTTAGGTGATTCAAGCGGGTCTGAGAGGGGTAGTggtgaagaggaagaagaggaagaagaggattTCTACGACAGCAACGAAGAGGATGTCGAGGAAGACTTAGGAGCAGATTCACAATATGAGTCGCAACTTCCTGAGCATGTAAGAACGGCGGATCTTTGCGACTTTGACGTCGCCCCGGAGGATGATGAAAAGATTATGTGGGATCCTGGGATGGAATTCCGAGTAGGGATGGTATTCCCAAATCGCGATGCCGTCCGAGCTTGTGCGACTACTTATTCGGTCGGGGTGGGAAGAGAGTTCAAGGGTCGCCGGACTACCAACTCGACAATAGTGTTGGCTTGCAGGCAGAACCCTGTATGTAAATGGTGGCTGCGCGCTACACTTCTGCAAGCAACTCAGACGTGGACGTTGACAAAATATATTGGCCCGCACACGTGCAATCAGCTGTTACCTGATCCAAACCATCGGAATTTTGGGTCTGTTGCAATCGCAGACTATATCAAGGGTCAAGTAAAGCTGCAACGTGATATACGGATCGATACCCTCAGAGCTGGAATTTGGCAACAAGTTGGAGTTAGGCCTCCGTATAAACGAACCTGGAATGCAAAGGAAAAGGCAATAGCTGATGTTTACGGTGGCTGGTATGAATCATTTGGTATGGTTCACAAGTTCATGAACGAGATGATGCATGTCAACCCTGGATCTTTCTGGGATGCAGAAG GCACTGAGGTGTACACCGACGGGATCCTTCAGCCGAAAGTCGTAACGTTCATCCGAATGTTCTGGACTTTCAAACCGACAATTGAAGGGTTTCGTTTTTGCAAGCCAGTTTTGTTCGTCGACGGTACTCATTTGTATGGCAAATACAAAATGACCTTGTTGATCGCGTCGGCAATCGATGGGAACAGTCACATCATGCCACTGGCATTTGCACTTGTTGAATCTGAAAGTACTGCCAGTTATGAGTACTTTTTTGAACATTTGCGTGAGCACGTGATTTGCGAAAGGAAGGTGGCCATTATATCTGATCGGCACGCTGGAATATTGTCGGTTCTGAAGCGTCCTGAATGGGCCGGTGTCGCCCACAAGTTTTGCATCAGACATTTCTGTAGTAATTTTCAGACCAAGTTTAGGAACAAGGTTTTGAAGAAGCTGGCGGATAAAGCAG GCCGAGCATATCAGAAGCACAAGTATAAACGCTACATGGCAGCGATCGAGATTAGAAGCCCAGAAGCGTATGCATGGCTGACTAAGCAAGAAAAGCGGCCTAAAGAAATGTGGACAAGGGTGTATGACAAAAAAGGGCAACGGCACAATGTGATGACAACTAACTATGCCGAGTCTGTCAACGCGACACTGAAGAATATAAGGGGGCTTCCGATCACATCAATGCTTGAGGCAATTTTTGCTAGAATGCGGACCACGTGGGACCAGGCACTCTTTCGGAATTAA